The following is a genomic window from Aquamicrobium lusatiense.
GGAACTGCTGGTCAAGCAGAAGCGCCTCAACAAGACCGCGCCGGTGCCCTGCGTCGTTTCGGACACCGGAGACGACATCCTGATCGACGAGGTCTCGCTTGCCGAGAATATCGAACGTGCGCCGCTGCATCCGCTCGATCAGTTCCGCGCCTTCCAGGTGCTGCGCGAGAAGGGCATGAGCGAGGAGGAAATCGCCGCCGCCTTCTTCGTCGATGCCAAGGTGGTCAAGCAGCGCCTTCGCCTGGTCTCGGTCTCGCCCGTGCTGCTCGATGTCTATGCCGAGGATGGCATGACGCTGGAACAGCTCATGGCCTTCACCGTCTCGGAGGATCACACTCGTCAGGAACAGGTCTGGGATGCGATCCGGGACGGCTGGCAGAAGGAACCTTACTATATTCGCCGCCTGCTCACCGAAACCACGGTGCGCGCCTCCGACAAGCGGGCGCTCTTCGTCGGCATCGATGCCTATGAGGCGGCCGGCGGCTATGTGCTGCGCGATCTATTTCAGCAGGACGATGGCGGCTGGCTTCAGGACCCGGTGCTGCTCGACCGGCTGGCCGGCGAGAAGCTGAAGGCCGAGGCGGAGACCATCGCCGACGAAGGCTGGAAGTGGATCGAGATCGCGGTGGACTTCCCCTACGGCCACACCAGCGGCTTGCGCCGTCTGGCCGGCACCACCATCGACCTGACCGACGAGGAGCGCGCGGAACGCGAGAAGCTGCGGGACGAGTTCGACGCGCTGGAGGCAGAATATGCCCAGGCCGACGAATTCCCCGACGAGGTGGATGCGCGCCTCGGCGAGATCGAGGAAGCGCTGGACGCCCTGGAATCCCGGCCAATGGTCTACGACGCGGATCAGATGGCCCGTGCCGGTGTCTTCGTCAGCATCCGCCATGACGGCCAGCTTGCCGTCGAGCGTGGCTATGTCCGCCCCGAAGACGAGGCGGTGGAAGGCCAGGAAGGCGATGATGCCGATGGTGCATCTGCCGAAGGCAGCGCGGACGGCAGCGTCCAGCGCGCCGTCATCACCGTGGGTGGGGCCGCGCCTGAGACCGGCGAGGACGAAGAGGTTGAGACCATCCGGCCGCTGCCCGATCGCCTCGTCAGCGAACTGACCGCGCATCGCACCCTTGCGCTTCGGGATGCGGTGGCGATGAACCCGCATGTCGCCATGACGGCGCTGCTGCATCGGCTGGTCACGGATTGCTTCCTGCCGCATTCCACCAAGGGGTGCCTGGAGGCCCATGT
Proteins encoded in this region:
- a CDS encoding ParB/RepB/Spo0J family partition protein is translated as MATATQKITLSSSRDIPFNKLVLSQSNVRRVKAGVSVEELAESIARRGLIQSLHVRPELDAEGKETGLFEVPAGGRRYRALELLVKQKRLNKTAPVPCVVSDTGDDILIDEVSLAENIERAPLHPLDQFRAFQVLREKGMSEEEIAAAFFVDAKVVKQRLRLVSVSPVLLDVYAEDGMTLEQLMAFTVSEDHTRQEQVWDAIRDGWQKEPYYIRRLLTETTVRASDKRALFVGIDAYEAAGGYVLRDLFQQDDGGWLQDPVLLDRLAGEKLKAEAETIADEGWKWIEIAVDFPYGHTSGLRRLAGTTIDLTDEERAEREKLRDEFDALEAEYAQADEFPDEVDARLGEIEEALDALESRPMVYDADQMARAGVFVSIRHDGQLAVERGYVRPEDEAVEGQEGDDADGASAEGSADGSVQRAVITVGGAAPETGEDEEVETIRPLPDRLVSELTAHRTLALRDAVAMNPHVAMTALLHRLVTDCFLPHSTKGCLEAHVREVHFPAQAEDLGESASAKSIQDRHERWGDHIPADDAALWDWLADQDDDTRMELLAHCVSFGVNALHEKPNPYSGMGVSQHGLDVRLSQAERLARATGLDMVAVGWRPTVGNYLGRVTKPRIVEAVREGVGERAAQLIDHLKKGDMAKEAERLLAETGWLPEPLRPAMETQAVDGGVDQEDDAAVLPAFLAGDDDDAAADDPVALAAAE